Proteins from a genomic interval of Thermodesulfobacteriota bacterium:
- a CDS encoding GAF domain-containing protein: MTDPPKTSAETTAGEQLQRDLACERQHCQELEAANAQLRSRIAELEETSQGQRTAQLAAVLLQVFVEETGDRLFDKALEVVQEALASRHGVFGYIDAQGHLVCPSLSRLLADCEVAGKCIHYPPEKWKGLWARALTERRALYSNEPPLVPDGHVAIANNLAAPILFQNRVVGLLNLANREGGFREADRELLEAIAHHIAPVLSVWVERKLREEERQAAEAERQRLAKALQALSNSRQAMVRAEGEGGFLQDVCRVIVEDCGYSMVWIGFAEDDPDKTVRPVAHAGLEDGYLDTLHLSWADNERGQGPTGTAIRLGRVAVCRSVRSDPAFAPWREQALSRGYASSIVFPLRAAGRVFGAISIYSREDDPFSDGEVKLLTELADDLAYGIMALRVRAAHAEAELALRQNEAKLRTIIDHLSEGLVVSDLAGNLFHWNPAALAMHGFGSLEEARRHLSEFTAIFELATAQDGILPLEHWPLARILRGETLAGWEVLVRRRDRSWQRVFSYGGTLARDKDGQPLLAIVTLSDITERKEAEEKLLRAKEDWERTFDAVPDLIAILDQEHRIVRANRAMAMRLGLSAEQCLNKRCFTCVHGTGAPAGLCPHVQTIKDGQEHQAELHIPRLGGDFLVTTTPLLGRDGTMTGTVHVARDITERKMAEEKVRRLNQDLSRSVLELEVANRELEAFSYSVSHDLRAPLRSIAGFSLAIKEDHAGRLDEEGQDALERVLAAAARMGQIIDDLLHLSQVTRSGIRRRRVSLSALAARIANSLLQDRPARQVELVIAPGVEVGADERLLHLALENLVGNAIKFTERQPWARIEVGMTGEGGERVYFVRDNGAGFDMRYSDRLFKPFQRLHSPGEFAGSGIGLATVRRIIDRHGGRVWIESQPGQGTVVFFTLGEGRPEPAGAANRRQSDGP, encoded by the coding sequence ATGACTGACCCCCCGAAGACCTCAGCCGAAACGACCGCCGGCGAGCAACTGCAGCGGGACCTGGCCTGCGAGCGCCAGCACTGCCAGGAGCTGGAGGCCGCCAACGCCCAACTCCGCTCCCGCATTGCCGAGCTGGAGGAGACCAGCCAGGGGCAGCGGACCGCCCAGCTGGCCGCCGTGCTCCTGCAGGTGTTCGTGGAGGAGACCGGCGACCGGCTGTTCGACAAGGCCCTGGAGGTGGTGCAAGAAGCGCTGGCCAGCCGGCACGGGGTGTTCGGCTATATCGACGCCCAGGGGCATCTGGTCTGCCCGAGCCTGTCCCGGCTGCTGGCTGACTGCGAGGTGGCCGGCAAGTGCATCCACTACCCGCCGGAGAAATGGAAGGGGCTGTGGGCGCGGGCGCTCACGGAACGGCGGGCCTTGTACAGCAACGAGCCGCCGCTGGTGCCGGATGGTCATGTGGCCATTGCCAACAACCTGGCGGCGCCGATCCTGTTCCAGAACCGGGTGGTGGGGCTGTTGAACCTGGCCAACAGGGAGGGCGGCTTTCGCGAGGCGGACCGGGAGCTCCTGGAGGCCATCGCCCACCACATCGCGCCGGTGCTGTCGGTCTGGGTGGAGCGCAAGCTGCGGGAGGAGGAGCGGCAGGCCGCCGAGGCGGAGCGCCAGCGGCTGGCCAAGGCCCTGCAGGCCCTGAGCAACAGCCGGCAGGCCATGGTCCGGGCCGAAGGCGAGGGCGGCTTCCTTCAGGACGTCTGCCGGGTGATCGTCGAGGACTGCGGCTACAGCATGGTGTGGATCGGCTTTGCCGAGGATGACCCGGACAAGACCGTGCGGCCTGTGGCCCATGCCGGGCTCGAGGACGGCTACCTGGACACGCTGCACCTCAGCTGGGCCGACAACGAGCGGGGGCAAGGCCCCACCGGTACGGCCATCCGCCTCGGCCGGGTGGCGGTCTGCCGGAGCGTCCGGTCGGATCCGGCCTTCGCCCCCTGGCGCGAGCAGGCTTTGAGCCGCGGCTATGCCTCGTCCATCGTCTTTCCCCTCCGGGCTGCCGGCCGGGTCTTTGGCGCGATCAGCATCTATTCCCGGGAGGACGATCCGTTTTCGGACGGCGAGGTGAAGCTTTTAACCGAGCTGGCGGACGATCTGGCCTACGGTATCATGGCCCTGCGGGTGCGGGCCGCCCACGCCGAGGCCGAGTTGGCCCTGCGCCAGAACGAGGCCAAGCTTCGAACCATCATCGATCACCTCAGTGAAGGGCTGGTGGTGTCCGACCTGGCCGGCAACCTGTTCCACTGGAATCCTGCCGCCCTGGCCATGCACGGCTTTGGCAGCCTGGAGGAGGCCAGGCGCCACCTGTCTGAATTCACGGCGATCTTCGAGCTGGCCACCGCCCAGGACGGCATCCTGCCTCTGGAGCACTGGCCGCTCGCCCGTATCCTCCGGGGCGAGACGCTCGCCGGCTGGGAGGTGCTGGTGCGGCGGCGTGACCGCTCCTGGCAGCGGGTGTTCAGCTACGGCGGCACCCTGGCCCGGGACAAGGACGGCCAGCCGCTGCTGGCCATCGTCACCCTCTCGGACATCACCGAGCGCAAGGAGGCCGAGGAGAAGCTGTTGCGGGCCAAGGAGGACTGGGAGCGCACCTTCGACGCCGTGCCTGATCTCATTGCCATTCTCGACCAGGAGCACCGGATCGTGCGCGCCAACCGGGCCATGGCCATGCGTTTGGGACTGTCGGCAGAGCAGTGCCTGAACAAGCGCTGCTTCACCTGCGTGCATGGCACCGGTGCCCCGGCCGGGCTGTGCCCCCATGTCCAGACCATCAAGGACGGCCAGGAGCACCAGGCCGAGCTCCATATCCCCAGGCTGGGCGGCGATTTTCTGGTCACCACCACCCCGCTCCTGGGCCGCGACGGCACCATGACCGGCACCGTCCACGTGGCGCGGGACATCACCGAGCGCAAGATGGCCGAGGAGAAGGTCAGAAGGCTCAACCAGGACCTCTCCCGGAGCGTCCTGGAGCTGGAGGTGGCCAATCGGGAGCTGGAGGCCTTCTCCTATTCGGTCTCCCACGATCTGCGGGCGCCGCTCCGGAGCATCGCCGGCTTCAGTCTGGCCATCAAGGAAGACCATGCCGGCCGGCTGGATGAGGAGGGGCAGGACGCCCTGGAGCGGGTGCTGGCCGCCGCGGCCCGGATGGGACAGATCATCGACGACCTCCTGCACCTGTCCCAGGTGACCCGGAGCGGTATCCGCCGCCGCCGGGTAAGCCTGAGCGCGCTGGCGGCCCGGATTGCCAACAGCCTTCTGCAGGATCGGCCGGCACGGCAGGTGGAGCTGGTGATTGCCCCAGGGGTGGAGGTGGGCGCCGACGAGCGGCTGCTGCACCTGGCCCTGGAGAACCTTGTTGGCAACGCCATCAAGTTCACGGAGCGGCAGCCGTGGGCCAGGATCGAGGTGGGGATGACCGGCGAGGGCGGGGAGCGGGTCTACTTCGTGCGGGACAACGGCGCCGGGTTTGACATGCGGTACAGCGACCGGCTGTTCAAGCCGTTCCAGCGGCTGCACTCGCCCGGGGAGTTTGCCGGCAGCGGCATCGGCCTGGCCACGGTGCGGCGCATCATCGACCGCCACGGCGGCCGGGTCTGGATCGAAAGCCAGCCGGGCCAGGGCACGGTCGTCTTCTTCACCCTGGGCGAGGGACGGCCGGAGCCGGCCGGAGCCGCGAACAGACGGCAAAGCGACGGGCCATGA
- the ftsE gene encoding cell division ATP-binding protein FtsE, with translation MASHPAVELIKVTKLFPPDVHALNGVSLTIGRGEMVFLTGPSGAGKTTLLRLISRMESPTAGVVEVGGRDLATLKRREIPGFRERMGIVHQDFRLLDQASAFANVAMALEVSYTPPRVIARKVGEILDALGLDDKLETPVANLSRGEQQRVAIGRAMVHEPAVLLADEPTGNLDAAMGAQVIRLFERLNAAGTTIVFASHDEDIYRHTHRRVLSLDKGRLVLTNEPLCPDRSQRCRLS, from the coding sequence ATGGCCAGCCATCCTGCCGTCGAGCTCATCAAGGTCACCAAGCTCTTTCCGCCCGATGTCCATGCCCTGAACGGGGTGAGCCTCACCATCGGCCGCGGCGAGATGGTCTTCCTCACCGGCCCGAGCGGCGCTGGCAAGACCACCCTGTTGCGGCTGATCAGCCGCATGGAATCCCCCACCGCCGGGGTGGTGGAGGTGGGGGGCCGGGATCTGGCCACCCTGAAGCGCCGGGAGATCCCGGGGTTCCGGGAGCGCATGGGCATCGTGCATCAGGATTTCCGCCTCCTGGATCAGGCCTCGGCCTTTGCCAACGTGGCCATGGCCCTGGAGGTGAGCTACACCCCGCCGCGGGTCATCGCCCGCAAGGTGGGCGAGATCCTGGACGCCCTGGGCCTGGACGACAAGCTGGAGACGCCCGTGGCCAACCTCTCCCGGGGCGAGCAGCAGCGGGTGGCCATTGGCCGGGCCATGGTGCACGAGCCGGCGGTGCTTCTGGCCGACGAGCCAACCGGCAACCTGGATGCTGCCATGGGCGCGCAGGTGATCAGGCTTTTCGAGCGGCTCAATGCCGCCGGCACCACCATCGTCTTCGCCTCCCACGATGAGGATATCTACCGCCACACCCACCGCCGGGTCCTGTCCCTGGACAAAGGACGGCTGGTCCTGACCAACGAGCCCCTCTGCCCGGACCGTTCCCAGCGCTGCCGCCTGTCATGA
- a CDS encoding permease-like cell division protein FtsX: MSVLSHLWRQTGKSLAQTWPSQLLTAISIGLAVLFFAFFALVYQNLRDAALRLQEEIQLVVYFEAELPAEVQERLAAEIQGWGGVARVAYVSSAEAFGRLATRLGPEEDILADLDPAFLPPALEVYPQRTLEALARLPDLAAKLSQLPGSIRVQEGYDWVDRLKRVVSLVRLVLVASGVLLVVTAVFIVSSTIRLAALRRQEEIAILRLLGASASYVQGPFLLEALLQGLLGAGCGMALLYAGFQWLLAQVTGQGLLRFLDLHFFPLGLAAGFVVAIAGLCTLGSLWAVRASLRL; this comes from the coding sequence ATGAGCGTCCTTTCCCACCTTTGGCGCCAGACCGGCAAGAGCCTGGCCCAGACCTGGCCCAGCCAGCTCTTGACCGCCATCAGCATTGGCCTGGCGGTGCTCTTCTTCGCTTTCTTTGCCCTCGTCTACCAGAACCTGCGGGACGCCGCCCTCCGTCTCCAGGAGGAGATCCAGCTGGTGGTCTACTTCGAGGCCGAGCTGCCCGCCGAGGTGCAGGAGCGCCTGGCGGCCGAGATCCAGGGCTGGGGCGGTGTCGCGCGGGTGGCCTATGTCTCCTCGGCCGAGGCCTTCGGCCGCCTGGCCACCCGTCTTGGCCCCGAAGAAGACATCCTGGCCGATCTGGACCCCGCCTTTCTGCCGCCGGCCCTGGAGGTCTACCCCCAAAGAACCCTGGAGGCCCTGGCCCGGCTGCCGGACCTGGCGGCCAAGCTTTCGCAGCTGCCCGGCAGCATCCGGGTCCAGGAGGGCTATGACTGGGTAGACCGCCTGAAGCGGGTGGTGAGTCTCGTCCGCCTGGTGCTGGTGGCCAGCGGCGTCCTTCTGGTGGTGACCGCCGTCTTCATCGTCTCCTCCACCATCCGCCTGGCCGCCCTGCGCCGGCAGGAGGAGATCGCCATCCTGCGCCTCCTGGGGGCCAGCGCCAGCTATGTCCAGGGGCCCTTCCTCCTGGAAGCCCTGCTGCAAGGGCTCCTGGGCGCGGGCTGCGGCATGGCCCTCCTGTACGCCGGCTTCCAGTGGCTCTTGGCCCAGGTGACCGGCCAGGGCCTCCTGCGCTTTCTGGACCTCCATTTCTTTCCTCTGGGACTGGCGGCCGGCTTCGTGGTGGCCATTGCCGGGCTGTGCACCCTGGGCAGCTTGTGGGCCGTGCGCGCCAGCCTGCGGCTCTGA
- a CDS encoding NADP-dependent oxidoreductase translates to MTTMQAVQQVGFGSAAVLALATVPRPQPGPGELLVRVRAAGVNPVDWKIREGYLRDFFDFRPPFIPGFDLSGIVEGVGPGVTAFEPGEEVFAFLPLARPGALAEYAVVKVEEAAAKPQTLTHTEAAGVPLAALTAWQALFDIASLGRGQSVLIHAAAGGVGHFATQLANWAGAHVIGTASAGNLDFLRQHGVHQGVDYTAGPFEEQVPAVDVVLDTLSGDTRERSWRLVKPHGILVSTLPPPPVVPAGAAAGVRGMHMLVRPSGAQLGRLADLIDSRVVRPEVTVLPFVQIHQAQALSQSGHTRGKIVLAIGEP, encoded by the coding sequence ATGACCACGATGCAGGCGGTGCAGCAGGTCGGCTTCGGATCGGCGGCGGTTCTGGCCTTGGCCACGGTGCCGCGGCCGCAGCCGGGACCGGGCGAGCTCCTGGTGCGGGTGCGGGCCGCGGGGGTCAACCCGGTGGACTGGAAGATCCGGGAGGGCTATCTCCGGGACTTTTTCGATTTTCGGCCGCCCTTCATCCCGGGCTTCGACCTCTCGGGCATCGTGGAGGGGGTGGGCCCGGGCGTGACCGCCTTCGAGCCCGGGGAGGAGGTCTTCGCCTTTCTCCCCCTGGCCCGGCCCGGCGCCCTGGCCGAGTATGCCGTGGTCAAGGTCGAGGAGGCAGCGGCCAAGCCCCAGACCCTGACCCATACCGAGGCAGCCGGGGTGCCCCTGGCGGCGCTCACCGCCTGGCAGGCCCTGTTCGACATCGCCAGCCTCGGCCGCGGCCAGAGCGTGCTCATCCATGCCGCGGCCGGCGGGGTCGGCCATTTCGCCACCCAGCTCGCCAACTGGGCCGGTGCCCACGTCATCGGCACCGCCTCGGCGGGCAATCTGGACTTTCTGCGCCAGCATGGTGTCCACCAGGGGGTGGATTACACGGCCGGCCCCTTTGAAGAGCAGGTGCCGGCTGTGGACGTGGTCCTCGATACCCTGTCCGGCGACACCCGGGAGCGCTCCTGGCGGCTCGTGAAGCCCCACGGCATCCTGGTCTCCACCCTGCCACCGCCGCCGGTGGTGCCGGCCGGGGCGGCAGCCGGGGTGCGGGGCATGCACATGCTGGTGCGGCCCAGCGGCGCCCAGCTGGGCCGCCTGGCTGATCTCATCGACAGCCGCGTCGTGCGGCCCGAGGTGACGGTCCTGCCCTTCGTCCAGATCCACCAGGCCCAGGCCTTAAGCCAGAGCGGCCACACCCGTGGCAAGATCGTGCTCGCGATCGGGGAGCCGTAG
- a CDS encoding ATP-binding protein, producing the protein MSKELRVLIVEDSEDDALLLLRELRRGGYQPVWERVETAAAMEAALAAGPWDVIISDYVMPRLSGLDALDILHDTGQDLPFIIVSGNIGEDIAVGAMKAGAHDYILKGRMARLVPAVERELREAEVRREHRRAAEALARYHEDLERQVRERTTELQASKRELERLVAELERSNRELEQFAYVASHDLQEPLRMVSGFVGLLARRFEGQLDDKARQYIGYALEGAERMGQLIRDLLVFSRVRRDNREPSQVDLSQVLSAVLANCQALVQDTGARVTGEPLPVVQGDATQLAQLMQNLVTNAIKFRRPDTSPRVHIAAQRQPDSWLLKVEDNGIGIAPEHREQIFQIFARLHSRQHYAGTGIGLAVCQRVVECHGGRIWVEDSPAGGSTFLFTLPA; encoded by the coding sequence ATGAGCAAAGAGCTGCGGGTGCTGATCGTCGAGGATTCCGAGGACGACGCGCTGCTCCTGTTGCGGGAGCTGCGCCGGGGTGGCTACCAGCCGGTCTGGGAGCGGGTGGAGACCGCGGCGGCCATGGAGGCGGCCCTGGCTGCGGGCCCCTGGGATGTCATCATCTCCGACTACGTCATGCCCCGCCTAAGCGGCCTCGACGCCCTGGACATCCTCCACGACACGGGCCAGGATCTGCCCTTCATCATCGTCTCCGGCAATATCGGCGAGGACATCGCGGTGGGGGCGATGAAGGCCGGGGCCCACGACTATATCCTCAAGGGCAGGATGGCCAGGCTGGTGCCGGCGGTGGAACGGGAGCTCCGGGAGGCCGAGGTGCGCCGCGAGCACCGCCGGGCCGCCGAGGCCCTGGCCCGCTACCACGAAGATCTGGAGAGGCAGGTCCGGGAGCGCACCACCGAGCTGCAGGCGAGCAAGCGCGAGCTGGAGCGGCTGGTGGCGGAACTGGAGCGCTCCAACCGGGAGCTGGAGCAGTTCGCCTATGTGGCCAGTCACGATCTGCAGGAGCCGCTGCGCATGGTCAGCGGCTTCGTGGGCCTGCTGGCGCGGCGCTTCGAGGGGCAGCTCGATGACAAGGCCCGGCAGTATATCGGGTATGCCCTGGAGGGCGCCGAGCGGATGGGCCAGCTGATCCGGGATCTTCTGGTCTTCTCCCGGGTGCGGCGGGACAACCGGGAGCCGTCCCAGGTGGACTTGAGCCAGGTGCTGAGCGCTGTTCTGGCCAATTGCCAGGCACTGGTGCAGGACACCGGCGCCCGGGTCACCGGTGAGCCGCTGCCCGTGGTCCAGGGTGATGCCACCCAGCTGGCCCAGCTGATGCAAAACCTGGTCACCAATGCCATCAAGTTCCGCCGCCCGGATACCTCCCCCCGGGTCCACATCGCCGCCCAGCGCCAGCCTGACTCCTGGCTCCTCAAGGTGGAGGACAACGGCATCGGCATTGCACCGGAGCATCGGGAGCAGATCTTCCAGATCTTTGCCCGGCTGCACAGCCGCCAGCACTACGCTGGCACCGGTATCGGCCTGGCGGTCTGCCAGCGGGTGGTGGAGTGCCACGGCGGCCGCATCTGGGTCGAAGACAGCCCGGCCGGTGGCTCGACCTTCCTCTTCACCCTGCCGGCCTGA
- a CDS encoding pyridoxamine 5'-phosphate oxidase family protein, translating to MHTIEEAAARAVALARRMRHLFIATADAAGLPHLAAAEEMALRADGRLAVTAWFCPQTVVNLSANPRISVVAWDSAADDGLQVLGEAEAVEEVAFLDGLAPGEEAHPLPQVERRIVIRPTRTLVFTLAPHTDREE from the coding sequence ATGCACACCATCGAAGAAGCGGCGGCCCGGGCGGTAGCCCTGGCCAGGAGGATGCGGCATCTTTTCATCGCCACCGCCGATGCCGCCGGCCTGCCGCATCTGGCGGCCGCCGAGGAGATGGCCCTGCGGGCCGACGGCCGGCTTGCGGTAACCGCCTGGTTCTGCCCGCAGACCGTGGTCAATCTGAGCGCCAATCCGCGGATCTCGGTGGTGGCCTGGGATTCGGCCGCGGACGACGGCCTGCAGGTCCTGGGCGAGGCGGAGGCGGTGGAGGAGGTGGCCTTCCTGGATGGCCTGGCCCCCGGGGAGGAGGCCCACCCCCTGCCGCAGGTGGAGCGACGGATCGTCATCCGGCCCACCCGGACGCTCGTCTTCACACTTGCCCCGCACACCGACCGGGAGGAGTGA